One window of the Lonchura striata isolate bLonStr1 chromosome 9, bLonStr1.mat, whole genome shotgun sequence genome contains the following:
- the CCDC18 gene encoding coiled-coil domain-containing protein 18: MLPMECSMWTHSENDADDDLLANVQSLQNQLRRTEKNLQTVEKELSSTGEHCGHCFNEVIDVPLEDFVQPNYDCQGFSSCRKNSGRTSHQDFQRKCNSYFLSTTLDKPVEENEQLQEQLDALHEQNASLTSQNHYLKNRVEAMNFELMQSKTKISYLEAALATHLINIPKLKEQIVNLEAEVSAQDKILKDAEDRLDQNRKTAMEREHMLERYQKGYKVLKIELIEQSKQGKRAQQQRNEALLNVEELTRAFMKYKAEITETLEKAKAEEVVLGERLINCEKEKEKLNEKCISYRKDLDILEEQLRQLKEENHNTKEEIKGLEAKNTEMTSMLSQSDQKIIKLESELSEKGVVLEEKNALLSENEELRALTAQQHNHLKLCHQEIEDSREELNILKTIISQLSLGTSEQFKWHHFKHQLLSSSAKEATSESCGESSKPLIADLSIKLAMKEAQNQKPGANLTVCTGAEHLSNGIEGQESSRLCDLETEPVKLIRNPGERGKCQELELISKQFEKVRQKFQKEIEELRTKLIKADDENSALRTSMAQRTSQFQIIQEDLLKKASKTSNLEREIRKKSSQLSALEKQLEEKTIAYSTVAERNTELELELMGKNRCIHELETTISEEYEKITSAFENEKLLHLEQHKEMEKQIALLRTQLEKKQQQLIEQDKIISILQQEVIHKQHHIESLDGLLIGNREEMENQNVKKDQGLKMLESQLTEEKLKVRQLESALKVCKEEVALYLSQSQENKELFENQLKERSEELHYLQKEIKIKGQTIQDMSEQNILLQQTLHHQQQMLQQETIRNGELEDTQIKLEKQVSNLEKELQKQKACAEDELRKVEEKLCLAAQEADLNREKVDELNCTIRQIKLEMDQCKNELTGMEKEIVQLQRDGANKALQINQLDITLEEARSELNRKANEVNDFEDKLLQSETCHRKALQKIAELESALQNACGELKITLTQLQELQGALQNAQSSLEEKNIAIMDLTTELRYCKDEIEDKKQELLDMDQALKERNWELKQRVAQITQLDMAVREHKGEMEQQIIQLQCNLEKSELEIKECNKQIESLEKKLQHSKDELREKEFELLQRDQEINQLKRKK; the protein is encoded by the exons ATGTTACCAATGGAATGTAGTATGTGGACTCACTCTGAAAATGATGCTGATGACGACCTGCTAGCAAATGTGCAGTCATTACAGAATCAGCTGAggagaactgaaaaaaacctaCAAACTGTAGAGAAAGAGCTTTCCAG TACAGGGGAACATTGCGGCCACTGCTTCAATGAGGTCATCGACGTCCCTCTGGAGGACTTTGTACAGCCCAATTACGATTGCCAAGGCTTTTCCAGCTGTAGGAAGAATTCTGGGAGAACATCTCACCAggattttcaaagaaaatgcaaT TCTTACTTTTTATCCACAACTTTGGATAAACCTGTGGAAGAAAATGAACAACTTCAGGAGCAGTTGGATGCCCTCCATGAGCAAAATGCATCTTTGACTTCTCAGAATCATTACCTGAAGAACAGAGTGGAAGCAATGAACTTTGAATTGATGCAGTCAAAAACAAAA ATTTCATATCTTGAGGCTGCTTTAGCTACACATTTAATCAACATCCCGAAGTTGAAAGAACAGATTGTAAATTTGGAAGCAGAAGTTTCAGCTCAAGATAAAATTCTGAA AGATGCAGAAGATAGACTAGATCAAAATCGGAAAACAGCAATGGAAAGAGAACACATGTTGGAAAGATATCAAAAAGGCTATAAAGTTCTGAAAATTGAGTTAATTGAACAAAGCAAGCAAGGAAAGAG AGCACAACAGCAAAGAAATGAAGCTTTGTTGAACGTGGAAGAGCTGACAAGAGCTTTCATGAAGTATAAAGCAGAAATAACTGAAACATTAGAAAAG gCTAAAGCTGAAGAAGTAGTCTTGGGAGAACGTTTAATTaattgtgaaaaagaaaaagagaagttgAATGAAAAGTGTATCAGCTACAGAAAGGATCTAGACATCCTAGAAGAACAGCTAAG ACAATTAAAGGAAGAGAATCACaacacaaaagaagaaattaaaggtTTAGAGGCAAAGAACACTGAAATGACATCAATGTTGAGTCAGTCTGATCAGAAGATCATCAAGCTTGAGAGTGAACTTTCTGAAAAAGGAGTAGTACTTGAAGAGAAAAATGCTCTATTAAGTGAAAATGAAGAGCTGAGAGCACTTACTGCACAGCAACATAACCACTTGAAATTATGTCATCAAGAAATAGAGGATTCAAGGGAAGAGCTCAACATACTAAAAACCATTATTTCTCAGTTGTCTTTAGGTACATCTGAACAG tTTAAATGGCACCATTTCAAACACCAGCTATTGAGTTCCTCAGCAAAAGAAGCTACCTCTGAATCTTGTGGTGAATCAAGTAAACCTTTGATTGCAGACTTAAG CATTAAACTGGCAATGAAAGAAGCACAAAATCAGAAGCCTGGTGCAAACTTAACTGTCTGTACTGGAGCTGAGCATCTTTCTAACGGTATTGAAGGACAAGAAAGCAGCAGGTTATGTGACCTGGAAACAGAACCTGTCAAATTGATCAGAAATCCAGGAG agaggggaaaatgtCAAGAGTTGGAACTTATAAGCAAACAGTTTGAAAAGGTGAGGCAAAAATTCCAGAAAGAGATAGAAGAGCTACGCACTAAACTGATAAAAGCAGATGATGAGAATTCTGCCTTGAGGACCAGCATGGCTCAAAGAACCAGTCAGTTTCAAATCATACAGGAAGACCTATTGAAGAAGGCTTCAAAAACTAGTAACTTAGAGAGAGAA ATAAGAAAGAAGTCTTCTCAGCTTTCTGCACTTGAGAAACAGTTGGAAGAAAAGACTATTGCTTATTCCACTGTTGCAGAAAGAAATACTGAGTTGGAACTGGAACTCATG ggaaaaaacaGATGCATTCATGAGCTGGAAACAACTATCAGTGAAGAATATGAGAAAATAacttctgcttttgaaaatgaaaagttGCTTCACCTCGAGCAGCACAAAGAAATGGAGAAACAAATTGCTCTA CTTCGGACACAGCTGGAGAAGAAACAGCAACAATTAATTGAACAAGATAAAATAATATCTATTTTACAACAAGAGGTTATACACAAACAGCATCACATTGAATCATTGGATGGGCTGCTAATAGGAAACAGAGAG GAAATGGAAAATCAAAATGTCAAGAAAGATCAAGGACTGAAGATGCTGGAAAGTCAgttaacagaagaaaaactcaAA GTACGACAACTTGAGTCAGCACTAAAGGTATGTAAGGAAGAAGTTGCACTGTATTTGAGTCAGTCACAAGAAAATAAGGAGCTGTTTGAAAATCAGCTGAAGGAAAGGTCTGAAGAG CTTCattatttacagaaagaaataaaaattaaaggtCAGACTATTCAGGACATGAGTGAACAAAATATTCTCCTGCAACAAACTTTGCATCATCAGCAGCAAATGTTACAGCAAGAAACTATTAGAAATGGGGAGTTGGAAGATACTCAAATTAAACTTGAAAAACAG GTATCCAATTTGGAAAAAGAGCTTCAGAAGCAGAAAGCATGTGCAGAAGATGAGTTGAGAAAGGTGGAGGAGAAACTGTGCCTAGCTGCTCAGGAAGCAGACTTAAACAGAGAGAAGGTGGATGAACTGAATTGTACAATAAG ACAGATTAAATTGGAGATGGATCAGTGCAAGAATGAACTTACTGgcatggaaaaagaaatagtgcAATTACAACGAGATGGTGCAAACAAAGCACTGCAGATAAATCAGTTGGATATCACTCTGGAAGAAGCAAGATCAGAGCTCAATAGAAAGGCAAATGAGG TGAATGATTTTGAAGATAAGCTGCTTCAAAGTGAGACTTGCCACAGGAAAGCTTTACAGAAAATAGCAGAACTGGAATCTGCATTGCAGAATGCCTGTGGGGAATTAAAGATCACTTTAACACAGCTTCAGGAGTTGCAAGGTGCATTACAGAATGCACAGTCCTCTCTGGAGGAGAAGAACATTGCTATCATGGATCTAACAACTGAGCTCAG GTATTGTAAGGATGAAATTGAAGACAAAAAGCAGGAACTCCTTGACATGGACCAAGCACTGAAAGAAAGGAATTGGGAACTGAAACAAAGAGTAGCTCAG ATTACACAATTGGATATGGCAGTTCGTGAGCATAAGGGAGAAATGGAGCAACAAATAATTCAATTACAGTGTAATTTAGAGAAGTCAGAGTTGGAAATTAAGGAATGCAATAAACAG ATTGAGAGCTTAGAGAAGAAACTCCAGCATTCTAAAGATGAGCTTCGTGAAAAAGAGTTTGAATTGCTCCAGAGAGATCAGGAAATAAAtcagctgaagagaaaaaaatga
- the DR1 gene encoding protein Dr1 — translation MASSSGNDDDLTIPRAAINKMIKETLPNVRVANDARELVVNCCTEFIHLISSEANEICNKSEKKTISPEHVIQALESLGFGSYISEVKEVLQECKTVALKRRKASSRLENLGIPEEELLRQQQELFAQARQQQAELAQQEWLQMQQAAQQAQLAAASASASNQAGSSQDEDDEDDI, via the exons ATGGCCTCGTCGTCCGGCAACGACGACGACCTCACCATCCCCCGGGCTGCCATCAACAAGATGATCAAAGAGACGCTGCCCAACGTCCGCGTGGCGAACGACGCCCGGGAGCTGGTGGTCAACTGCTGCACTGAGTTCATCCACCTCATCTCCTCCGAGGCCAATGAGATCTGCAACAAATCGGAGAAGAAAACGATCTCCCCGGAACACGTCATACAAG cGCTAGAAAGTTTGGGGTTTGGCTCCTATATCAGTGAAGTAAAAGAAGTCTTACAAGAATGCAAAACAGTAGCACTAAAGAGAAGAAAGGCCAGTTCACGCTTGGAGAACCTCGGCATTCCCGAAGAAGAGCTACTAAGGCAGCAACAGGAATTATTTGCACAA GCTAGACAACAGCAAGCAGAACTGGCACAGCAGGAATGGCTACAGATGCAACAAGCAGCTCAACAGGCACAGCTCGCTGCTGCCTCAGCCAGTGCATCCAATCAGGCAGGATCCTCTcaggatgaagatgatgaagatgataTCTGA
- the LOC110470270 gene encoding retinol dehydrogenase 8, which translates to MLWLHLRCGSSEELNHSVKRMARRNVLITGCSSGIGLALAVKMAKDEQKRFKVFATMRNLAKKEPLEEAAGHRLGKTLEIKQLDVCDEQSIKTCVNSIPDRRIDVLVSNAGMGLIGPIECQSIEEMKTVMDTNFFGLVRLLKEILPDMKRRKSGHIVIISSVMGIQGILFNDVYAASKFAVEGFCESLAIQALKFKLQLSLIEPGPVVTEFERKVFEDGMKMDLSAADKETAEMFTNIYLKNYKQIFQSLGQSAEDVAEHTVKIILAENPPFRHQTNTLYTPMTTLKYADPNGDLPIDIFYKMVFQHDKIFSASLNFIKLLRWRSRKSFDLGKPSQ; encoded by the exons ATGCTGTGGTTACACTTACGTTGTGGCTCCTCTGAAGAATTGAACCACTCAGTGAAGAGAATGGCAAGAAGAAATGTCCTCATTACAGGTTGCTCCTCCGGAATTGGACTGGCATTAGCTGTAAAAATGGCAAAAGATGAACAGAAAAGATTTAAAG TGTTTGCCACAATGCGGAACCTGGCCAAGAAAGAGCCACTGGAGGAAGCTGCAGGTCACAGGCTGGGCAAAACCCTCGAGATTAAACAACTGGATGTCTGTGATGAACAGTCTATTAAAACCTGTGTGAATAGTATCCCTGACAGAAGGATTGATGTCCTGG TGAGCAATGCTGGAATGGGGCTCATTGGACCTATTGAATGTCAGAGCATTGAGGAAATGAAAACTGTGATGGACACCAACTTCTTTGGCCTGGTTCGACTCCTGAAGGAGATCTTGCCTGAcatgaagaggagaaagagtGGGCATATAGTTATAATAAGCAGTGTTATGGGAATACAAG GCATCTTATTTAATGATGTTTATGCTGCATCTAAGTTTGCTGTGGAAGGATTCTGCGAAAGTTTAGCTATACAAGCACTCAAGTTCAAACTGCA gTTAAGTTTGATTGAACCAGGCCCAGTGGTTACAGAGTTTGAAAGAAAAGTGTTTGAAGATGGAATGAAAATGGATCTTTCAGCTGCAGATAAAGAAACAGCTGAGATGTTTACTAACATTTACCttaaaaattacaaacaaaTTTTTCAGAGCCTGGGACAAAGTGCTGAAGATGTTGCAGAG CATACAGTAAAGATAATTCTTGCAGAAAATCCACCTTTTCGCCATCAGACCAACACCTTGTATACTCCAATGACAACTCTGAAGTACGCAGATCCAAATGGAGATCTACCCATTGACATATTCTACAAAATGGTTTTTCAGCATGACAAAATCTTCAGTGCAAGTCTCAACTTCATCAAATTGCTACGGTGGAGAAGCAGAAAGAGCTTTGacctgggaaaaccttcacaaTAA